A region of Flocculibacter collagenilyticus DNA encodes the following proteins:
- the ahpC gene encoding alkyl hydroperoxide reductase subunit C — protein MAQIGKSIPEFKAQAFHNGEFVEVTSESVKGKWSIFLFYPADFTFVCPTELEDMANQYEELQKLGVEVYAVSTDTHFSHKAWHDSSDAIGKIKFPMLGDQTGTITRGFDVMIEEDHMAHRGTFLADPDGIIQVAHIHAGGIGRSAKDMVRNVKAAQYVRENDGEVCPAAWEQGEATLTPSLDLVGKI, from the coding sequence ATGGCTCAAATTGGCAAATCAATCCCAGAATTTAAAGCACAAGCATTCCACAACGGCGAGTTTGTTGAAGTAACGTCTGAGAGTGTGAAAGGTAAGTGGTCAATCTTTTTATTTTACCCAGCTGACTTTACGTTTGTATGTCCAACAGAATTAGAAGACATGGCAAACCAATATGAAGAATTACAAAAGTTAGGTGTTGAAGTATATGCAGTATCAACGGACACACACTTTTCGCACAAAGCATGGCACGACTCTTCAGACGCTATCGGAAAAATTAAATTTCCAATGCTTGGTGACCAAACTGGCACAATTACACGTGGCTTCGACGTAATGATTGAAGAAGATCATATGGCACATCGTGGTACTTTTTTAGCGGACCCTGACGGCATCATTCAAGTTGCACACATTCATGCTGGTGGTATTGGTCGTAGCGCTAAAGACATGGTTCGTAACGTAAAAGCGGCACAGTATGTACGTGAAAACGATGGCGAAGTATGTCCTGCAGCATGGGAACAAGGTGAAGCAACGTTAACACCAAGCTTAGATCTTGTAGGCAAAATCTAA
- a CDS encoding hydrogen peroxide-inducible genes activator: MISIKQLHYALAIEKTLHFKKAAEACNVSQSALSTAINELEKQLGVTIFERNNKQVLITNDGQLILNKAKRVKLELDELLQISQSNQQPFATPMTIGVIPTIGPYLLPKVLPEVRKQFPTFKLRIIEEQSHVLVEKVRNGEIDAAILALPYPIDGLMSFNFWQEDFYWVCHKDECPKKAQEITSEELEIEKLMLLKDGHCLKDHALAACKLQNQKQDTDFDSASLHTLIQMVAGKLGTTLVPQMALDQLIHNESELTAVHLNEPGPHRTIALIIRPNYVRTKELTLLQNIFTEQLTKKCK, translated from the coding sequence ATGATCTCAATAAAGCAACTCCACTACGCACTTGCCATTGAAAAAACGCTCCACTTTAAAAAAGCGGCTGAAGCATGCAACGTCTCGCAATCTGCCCTTAGTACCGCAATTAATGAACTGGAAAAGCAATTGGGCGTCACTATTTTTGAACGTAATAACAAACAAGTGCTAATCACCAATGACGGTCAGCTCATCCTCAACAAAGCTAAAAGAGTGAAGCTAGAGCTAGACGAGCTGTTACAAATTTCACAGTCAAACCAACAACCCTTTGCCACGCCAATGACAATAGGCGTAATTCCCACCATCGGCCCTTATTTATTGCCAAAAGTATTGCCTGAAGTAAGAAAGCAGTTTCCAACCTTCAAATTAAGAATTATTGAAGAACAGTCACACGTACTGGTTGAAAAAGTAAGAAATGGCGAAATTGACGCCGCCATACTCGCACTGCCTTACCCCATTGATGGCTTAATGAGCTTTAACTTTTGGCAGGAAGACTTTTATTGGGTATGCCATAAAGACGAATGCCCTAAAAAAGCACAAGAAATTACCAGCGAAGAATTAGAAATTGAAAAGCTAATGCTATTAAAAGATGGCCACTGTTTAAAAGACCACGCATTAGCGGCCTGTAAACTACAAAACCAAAAGCAAGATACCGACTTTGACTCAGCCAGCTTACATACGCTAATTCAAATGGTAGCAGGAAAACTAGGCACAACATTAGTACCGCAAATGGCGCTTGATCAGTTAATTCATAACGAATCTGAATTAACCGCCGTACACCTTAACGAGCCGGGACCACATCGAACCATCGCACTTATTATTAGGCCAAATTACGTAAGAACTAAAGAGTTAACTTTGCTACAAAATATTTTTACCGAACAACTTACTAAAAAGTGTAAATAA
- a CDS encoding NADH-quinone oxidoreductase subunit N: MTINELFLFSPHIFLGIAAVFVMLQIAFKRSHHITYTATIVVLLITSLLTFFVWPQSPKFVTGIFVMDTFAAFFIQLILIASISVVIFHKRYADAPQHNNEVSVHREVNEEFYLLLLLASLGGCLLVSANHAVSFFLGIELVSIAALAMLGYARQRSLALESAFKYLIMSGVGTAFMLMGLALLFARSGSLQLTTMLTAQSDYMVAIGMLLILVGVGFKLSLVPFHWWTPDVYQGAPATATMYIATVSKTAVFAALLRIIVSVDTATVLFSILSVIAVLSMVIGNLLALKQSNLKRLLAYSAIAHMGYVLVAAILAINLNSYLTVEASSYYLLAYLASSIIAFSVMTALSSMHHQQDVESLSQYQGLFWHSPWLAIALVLAFLSMAGMPLTIGFIGKFYLLNIAINQMAWWLVSAMVLGSIIGLYYYLRVIFSLFAEAPETQTVTNPPSGISLLSGVWLTSVTVALVLFGVLPEIIAKPIASLILG; this comes from the coding sequence ATGACGATTAATGAACTCTTCCTTTTTTCTCCACATATTTTTCTGGGGATCGCCGCTGTTTTTGTCATGCTACAAATTGCGTTTAAGCGTTCTCATCATATTACCTATACAGCTACCATCGTCGTATTGCTCATTACTTCTTTGCTAACATTCTTTGTTTGGCCACAATCTCCCAAGTTTGTTACAGGTATTTTTGTAATGGACACCTTTGCTGCCTTTTTTATTCAGCTTATTCTTATTGCCAGTATCTCCGTTGTTATTTTTCACAAGCGCTATGCCGACGCCCCCCAACATAACAACGAAGTCAGCGTTCATCGTGAAGTAAATGAAGAGTTTTATTTGTTATTATTGCTGGCTTCACTTGGCGGTTGCTTATTGGTGAGTGCGAATCATGCCGTATCATTTTTTCTGGGTATTGAGCTGGTTAGTATCGCCGCCTTAGCAATGCTAGGTTATGCCCGACAACGTTCGCTAGCACTGGAGTCGGCATTCAAATATTTAATTATGTCGGGTGTTGGCACTGCTTTTATGCTTATGGGCTTAGCCCTGCTGTTTGCTCGCTCAGGTTCTTTACAACTTACCACAATGCTAACAGCGCAAAGTGACTATATGGTCGCCATTGGCATGCTATTAATTTTAGTAGGTGTTGGCTTTAAATTATCTTTAGTGCCCTTTCATTGGTGGACACCCGACGTATATCAAGGTGCGCCTGCCACGGCTACGATGTACATTGCCACCGTATCAAAAACGGCCGTTTTCGCCGCGCTGCTTCGTATTATAGTTAGCGTAGATACAGCAACCGTGCTTTTTTCTATACTCAGCGTCATCGCCGTATTAAGTATGGTGATAGGTAACTTATTAGCGCTCAAACAGTCTAATTTAAAACGGCTGTTAGCATATTCTGCTATTGCGCACATGGGCTATGTGCTGGTGGCAGCCATTTTGGCCATTAACTTAAACAGCTACCTAACTGTTGAAGCGTCGAGCTATTACTTATTGGCATATTTAGCGTCGAGCATTATCGCCTTTAGTGTTATGACAGCACTTTCTTCCATGCATCATCAGCAAGACGTTGAGTCACTCTCGCAATATCAAGGACTATTTTGGCATTCGCCATGGCTGGCTATTGCTTTAGTGTTAGCATTTTTATCGATGGCGGGTATGCCACTAACTATTGGATTTATTGGTAAGTTTTATTTGTTAAATATTGCTATTAATCAAATGGCTTGGTGGTTAGTCAGTGCAATGGTGTTAGGCAGTATTATTGGTCTTTATTATTATTTGCGAGTGATCTTCAGCTTATTCGCCGAAGCGCCTGAAACACAAACTGTTACCAACCCTCCCAGTGGTATATCGCTATTGTCTGGCGTTTGGTTAACATCTGTAACAGTTGCACTTGTACTGTTTGGCGTACTGCCTGAAATAATTGCTAAACCGATTGCTAGCCTGATCCTTGGCTAG
- the ahpF gene encoding alkyl hydroperoxide reductase subunit F, which yields MLSNDILNALKTYTENMTNKVSLVLQTGEHDKRTELTTFLTQICSVSDNLELVERDEGLRNPITFFLEVDGNNNGIHFSGIPSGHEFNSLILAILQSSGTQLKLDNTLTKMVQKIQEDLHFEVFISLSCHNCPDVVQSLNQFALLNDKISSEMIDGGLFQDLIEDRNIQGVPSVYLNGELFANGKIDTAQLVDKLVARFPYILGSDEQEQLPLQDVTVIGAGPAGVASAIYAARKGLNVTMIADRIGGQVKDTVGIENLISVPKTTGTELTGNMQAHLSDYDITIKEFLRVEKIEKDANKAAAPKKLHLSSGEVIESKTVIIATGAKWRELGVPGERENIGSGVAYCPHCDGPFFKGKDVAVVGGGNSGIEAALDLAGMVNHVTVFEFLSELKADKVLVDKAEAHDKITIIKSAATKEVIAENGKVVGIAYEDRNTGEVKQQSLSGIFVQIGLVPNSEFLNGVVERTKHGEIIVDERCNTTEPGIFAAGDVTTVPYKQIVIAMGEGSKAALSAFDHIIRES from the coding sequence ATGTTAAGCAACGATATTTTAAATGCATTAAAAACTTACACCGAAAATATGACTAACAAGGTCTCATTAGTTTTACAGACTGGTGAGCATGATAAACGAACAGAGTTAACCACGTTTTTAACCCAAATTTGCTCGGTATCTGACAACCTTGAACTAGTTGAACGTGATGAAGGACTAAGAAATCCAATTACATTTTTCTTAGAAGTAGACGGTAACAACAACGGTATTCATTTTTCAGGTATACCCAGTGGCCATGAATTCAATTCATTAATTTTAGCGATTTTACAGTCGTCGGGTACGCAGCTAAAACTGGATAATACCTTGACGAAAATGGTACAGAAAATTCAAGAAGATTTACATTTTGAAGTGTTTATCTCATTAAGCTGTCATAACTGCCCTGATGTGGTTCAGTCATTAAATCAGTTCGCATTACTGAACGACAAAATTAGCAGTGAAATGATTGACGGTGGTTTATTTCAAGACTTAATTGAAGACCGTAACATTCAAGGTGTGCCTAGTGTTTATTTAAATGGCGAATTGTTTGCGAACGGTAAAATCGACACCGCGCAACTTGTAGATAAATTAGTGGCGCGTTTTCCCTATATTTTAGGCAGTGATGAACAAGAGCAGTTACCTCTGCAAGACGTTACGGTGATAGGCGCGGGGCCTGCAGGTGTTGCCTCGGCAATTTATGCTGCGCGAAAAGGCTTAAATGTCACTATGATTGCCGATCGAATTGGTGGTCAAGTGAAAGACACGGTAGGCATTGAAAACTTAATTTCAGTACCTAAAACAACGGGCACAGAGTTAACTGGCAATATGCAGGCTCATTTGAGTGATTACGATATTACGATTAAAGAATTTTTACGTGTCGAAAAAATAGAGAAAGATGCTAACAAAGCTGCAGCGCCAAAGAAGCTGCATTTATCGAGTGGTGAAGTAATAGAATCTAAAACGGTTATCATTGCGACAGGTGCCAAATGGCGTGAGCTAGGTGTGCCGGGCGAAAGAGAAAATATTGGCTCTGGCGTGGCATATTGCCCACACTGTGATGGTCCATTCTTCAAAGGCAAAGATGTTGCCGTAGTGGGAGGTGGTAACTCGGGTATAGAGGCTGCGCTTGATTTAGCGGGAATGGTTAATCATGTAACCGTATTTGAATTTTTATCTGAATTAAAAGCCGACAAAGTGCTGGTTGATAAAGCAGAAGCGCACGACAAAATCACGATTATTAAAAGCGCTGCAACCAAAGAAGTGATTGCAGAAAACGGTAAGGTTGTGGGTATCGCTTACGAAGATAGAAACACAGGCGAAGTAAAGCAGCAAAGTCTTTCGGGTATTTTTGTGCAAATCGGTTTAGTGCCAAACAGCGAATTTTTAAATGGCGTAGTTGAGCGCACTAAACATGGCGAAATAATTGTGGACGAACGCTGTAATACAACTGAGCCTGGTATTTTTGCCGCTGGCGATGTAACCACTGTGCCATACAAGCAAATTGTGATTGCAATGGGTGAAGGATCAAAGGCAGCATTATCAGCATTTGATCATATTATTCGTGAAAGCTAA
- a CDS encoding DUF2589 domain-containing protein, translating into MENDNDKSPIARQFSGLPLKALIGAPLKATADANGMMARSQTQFVLSTCFNQSDEEPDILSPVMVKFKMERQVVDESGQPSDSVAMNFTVPLMTLIPINSLAVEKLNVAFEMEVKSSTQCNSESSEDIKKAANQKVANDYKGQQFTSELHGTIASNSSTSSSAKYEVSIEAGQLPLPKGITAIIDVFTKGIAPMPTKHINKH; encoded by the coding sequence ATGGAAAACGATAATGATAAGTCACCTATTGCTAGGCAGTTTAGTGGATTGCCTTTAAAGGCGTTAATAGGAGCCCCATTAAAAGCAACTGCTGATGCAAATGGAATGATGGCAAGGTCGCAAACACAGTTTGTTTTAAGTACATGCTTTAATCAATCCGATGAGGAGCCTGATATTCTTTCTCCTGTGATGGTTAAGTTCAAAATGGAAAGACAGGTTGTCGATGAAAGTGGTCAGCCAAGTGATAGTGTGGCGATGAATTTTACGGTGCCTTTAATGACGTTAATTCCCATTAATTCGTTAGCAGTTGAAAAGCTAAATGTGGCGTTTGAGATGGAGGTAAAAAGTTCGACCCAATGTAACTCGGAGTCGTCTGAAGATATAAAAAAAGCGGCAAATCAAAAAGTCGCTAATGACTATAAAGGACAACAATTTACGTCGGAGTTACACGGTACAATAGCGAGCAACTCAAGTACCAGTAGTTCAGCAAAGTACGAAGTAAGTATAGAGGCTGGACAGCTTCCGCTGCCTAAAGGGATTACGGCAATTATTGATGTATTTACCAAAGGCATTGCTCCGATGCCCACTAAGCACATTAACAAGCATTGA
- a CDS encoding complex I subunit 4 family protein, whose product MDSVNTLANNTVEISSVAMIVLIALPMLGGALAWALNNYHQHAAKMVAGTTTLLSLLVLVICYQPLTSPPLETSMQWFPRFNIHFSLMLDGLSYLLILLTLLLTLLCVFISSKQIKEKQGFYYFNLLFSLSGIVGVFLASDLFLFFFFWEVMLLPITALILVWGYENRRYAAIKFFIFTQASSLLMLIAIIALAIIHFQQTSQYSFNFTELQQVSLTANTEMWLLLGFFVAFAVKLPAVPFHTWLPDAHTQAPTAGSVLLAGILLKTGAYGLLRLVLPLFPEAAQIFAPYAVTMGVVSIIYGAVMAFAQTDFKRLVAYSSISHMGFILLAVFSFNKVALDGALFIMVAHGVSSAALFSMAGAIQHRLHTRELFSMGGMWHSAPKMGVMLLIFMAAAVGLPGLANFVGEFMALVGSFSAYPVATSIAALGVIGSAIYGLKLFQRAFQGKPNVIIPDLGKTEMGYFSCLVILLFVLGVFPQIIFNVTEASMQKIHYAINNKSKTHDDNLLLAKQQINNATSQTNNSTPSTIANTQHNLMKKEISQHDD is encoded by the coding sequence ATGGATTCTGTAAATACATTAGCGAACAACACCGTCGAGATAAGTTCAGTAGCCATGATTGTTCTCATTGCATTGCCCATGCTAGGCGGTGCGTTAGCGTGGGCGCTGAATAATTACCACCAGCATGCTGCCAAAATGGTAGCGGGCACCACCACATTACTGTCGTTACTTGTTCTCGTTATTTGTTATCAGCCACTCACCAGTCCACCGCTTGAAACATCGATGCAATGGTTTCCTCGGTTCAACATTCATTTCTCTTTAATGTTAGACGGTCTTAGCTATCTACTTATCTTACTCACTTTATTACTCACCCTGTTGTGTGTATTTATTTCAAGTAAACAAATTAAAGAAAAACAGGGGTTCTATTATTTTAATTTGCTGTTTAGTTTAAGCGGCATCGTAGGGGTATTTTTGGCCTCAGATTTATTCTTATTTTTCTTTTTTTGGGAAGTGATGCTACTGCCCATTACGGCGTTAATTTTAGTATGGGGATATGAGAACAGGCGCTATGCCGCCATTAAGTTTTTCATTTTTACACAAGCAAGTAGCTTACTTATGCTAATTGCCATTATTGCGCTCGCTATCATCCATTTTCAGCAAACAAGTCAATACAGCTTTAACTTTACCGAACTACAGCAAGTAAGCCTTACGGCCAACACCGAAATGTGGTTGTTACTAGGCTTTTTTGTCGCCTTTGCCGTTAAATTGCCTGCTGTCCCTTTCCATACTTGGCTGCCCGATGCGCATACCCAAGCCCCCACTGCGGGCAGTGTATTACTTGCAGGTATTCTATTAAAAACAGGTGCGTATGGATTATTACGCTTAGTACTGCCTTTATTTCCTGAGGCTGCACAAATTTTTGCCCCCTACGCGGTCACGATGGGAGTGGTAAGCATTATTTATGGTGCCGTGATGGCGTTTGCACAAACCGATTTTAAACGGTTAGTCGCCTATTCTAGTATTAGCCACATGGGATTTATTCTGTTAGCGGTATTTAGCTTTAATAAAGTTGCGCTAGATGGTGCCCTTTTCATCATGGTGGCACATGGTGTAAGTAGTGCGGCGTTGTTTTCAATGGCGGGCGCTATTCAACATCGGCTTCACACCCGAGAATTATTTTCAATGGGCGGCATGTGGCATTCGGCACCAAAAATGGGGGTCATGCTGTTAATTTTTATGGCTGCTGCGGTTGGCCTGCCCGGCCTTGCTAACTTTGTTGGTGAATTTATGGCGCTGGTCGGTAGCTTTAGTGCATACCCTGTTGCGACCTCAATTGCTGCATTGGGCGTGATCGGCTCGGCAATTTATGGATTAAAGCTTTTTCAGCGCGCATTCCAAGGAAAGCCAAATGTCATTATTCCCGATCTTGGCAAAACCGAAATGGGCTACTTCTCCTGTTTAGTCATTTTATTGTTTGTGCTTGGCGTTTTTCCTCAGATCATTTTTAATGTAACTGAAGCCAGTATGCAGAAAATACATTATGCAATAAATAACAAATCAAAAACGCATGACGATAACCTGTTACTCGCTAAACAACAAATCAACAATGCCACCAGTCAAACTAATAACTCAACGCCCTCAACAATTGCAAACACGCAACATAACCTAATGAAAAAAGAGATAAGCCAACATGACGATTAA
- a CDS encoding helix-turn-helix domain-containing protein gives MQLFHPEQPHSAFVQGVWSVTVAESLPNPVVKPLYSDAGSGVIFNLNGNIMMGQTLFSEGVIMLPVRKQADVISLPPGAKLAGIRFHPGIGFGVLGKCYDQPALLQKKDDTSFAFYSLLETLRQRNNNHSRIAALRHWLAFNMNFTDVMPVALEKVFSSIGQETKLGLIGQQSNLSQRQIERVIKTRLGMTPKHFQRVLRIKKTIQFLRTNKQADLADVAVQFGFSDQAHMTREFRSIAGATPSQVRRGSDSHTP, from the coding sequence TTGCAGCTGTTCCATCCTGAACAGCCGCACTCTGCTTTTGTGCAGGGAGTGTGGTCGGTGACGGTTGCAGAAAGTTTGCCTAACCCTGTTGTTAAACCATTATATTCAGATGCAGGTAGCGGCGTGATATTTAATTTAAATGGCAATATCATGATGGGACAAACGCTGTTTTCTGAAGGCGTGATAATGCTGCCTGTAAGAAAACAAGCTGACGTCATCAGTTTACCACCGGGCGCTAAATTGGCAGGTATTCGATTTCATCCCGGCATAGGGTTTGGCGTGCTTGGCAAATGCTATGACCAGCCTGCGCTGTTGCAAAAAAAGGACGATACTTCTTTTGCTTTTTATTCATTATTGGAAACGTTAAGACAGCGGAATAACAATCACAGTCGCATTGCAGCATTGCGCCACTGGTTAGCGTTTAATATGAATTTTACAGATGTGATGCCCGTTGCGTTGGAAAAAGTGTTTTCAAGCATTGGACAGGAAACAAAGTTGGGACTAATTGGTCAACAGAGTAACCTGAGCCAAAGACAAATTGAAAGAGTGATTAAAACCCGCCTAGGCATGACGCCAAAACATTTTCAGCGAGTTTTAAGAATAAAGAAAACTATTCAGTTTTTACGTACGAATAAGCAGGCAGATTTGGCCGATGTAGCGGTTCAATTTGGTTTTAGCGATCAAGCGCATATGACAAGAGAATTCCGCAGTATTGCGGGCGCTACTCCTAGTCAAGTTCGCAGAGGCAGCGACTCTCATACGCCCTGA
- a CDS encoding DUF2589 domain-containing protein — protein MIKFQALMQAIQESIHSASQAVEDEGRKHLDDYFDEIEHEEHDSNGNRITHRPKMVAMEFPSRTPDGIETVVANIPLITLSPISTQKITEVKFTAHLEVTTDENDEVYVAFPTNKKGGLFGKHKDETNENTKIEITLTGAEPPEGLQKVIEGYERAIRAQIPG, from the coding sequence ATGATTAAGTTTCAAGCGCTTATGCAGGCAATTCAAGAAAGTATACACAGTGCTTCTCAGGCTGTTGAAGATGAGGGCAGAAAACATTTAGATGATTATTTTGATGAAATAGAGCACGAGGAACACGACAGTAATGGAAATAGAATAACCCACCGCCCCAAAATGGTGGCGATGGAATTTCCAAGTAGAACTCCCGACGGTATTGAAACGGTCGTTGCCAATATTCCGCTAATAACCTTATCCCCCATTAGTACGCAAAAAATTACGGAAGTGAAATTTACGGCGCATTTAGAAGTCACCACCGACGAAAATGATGAAGTGTATGTTGCTTTTCCAACGAATAAAAAAGGCGGCTTGTTTGGTAAACATAAAGATGAAACTAATGAAAATACCAAAATCGAAATTACATTAACCGGGGCAGAACCGCCCGAAGGGTTGCAGAAGGTAATAGAAGGATATGAACGTGCAATTCGAGCGCAAATACCCGGTTAG
- a CDS encoding DUF885 family protein, translating into MKKILSLSLLILLGGCGKKNNDDVNNSASHIEQKTAAEASASAQIKSVKTDYLSRIHTHTRFHSPVAALNVLNADFSQPSNYEWLLTDKYSDHYLKNKHALNVDTQAVLNSVDVESLPVQQKTDYLSLRWRTDMELISERFPSRFLPIDEYSGVISEFAAALKLEGEEVYTCNTLSKKYALVPQLIKHTITRLKEGQFNSIYLSAHQVKNILKQVAWVTEQNVGCAQSDSINNALNELNLFLEQEYLAKSRAHDGLWHLPNGKLWYQHKLNTYAGGAVDIAKLHQFALSQLSILQKPVQQFNKISNLGSRPTDALALYRDCHAINENKPKEASSIIPEELTCAQTLAVKMLPAMMCVEQFKHNEEQLMNSCEIPALITYQRWLAALVIDTGMHHLGWSSKQVALFSKQQMLTGSNTKLTGIRAYQSSDIYALPAVNSAPISTLFMLNELYVKHKNKFNEVQLFLDWLKESTPQPISALEIKLTELK; encoded by the coding sequence ATGAAAAAAATATTATCGCTCTCGCTATTAATTTTATTAGGCGGATGTGGGAAGAAAAATAACGATGACGTAAATAATTCAGCATCACACATTGAGCAAAAAACGGCTGCTGAGGCGTCTGCTTCTGCACAAATAAAGAGCGTGAAAACTGATTATTTGTCGCGCATTCATACCCATACTCGTTTTCATTCACCAGTGGCAGCTTTAAACGTTTTAAATGCTGATTTTAGTCAGCCGTCAAATTATGAGTGGCTACTGACAGATAAATACTCTGATCACTATTTAAAAAATAAACATGCGTTAAATGTGGATACGCAGGCCGTGTTAAATAGTGTTGATGTGGAGTCATTACCTGTTCAGCAAAAAACTGATTACTTATCACTTCGGTGGCGAACAGATATGGAGTTAATTTCTGAACGTTTTCCGTCTCGGTTTTTACCCATTGATGAATATTCTGGGGTCATTTCAGAGTTTGCGGCAGCGCTTAAGTTAGAGGGTGAGGAAGTATATACTTGCAATACGTTATCTAAAAAATATGCACTGGTACCGCAGTTAATTAAGCACACCATTACGCGACTTAAAGAAGGTCAATTTAACAGTATTTATTTAAGCGCTCATCAAGTAAAAAATATACTTAAGCAAGTAGCGTGGGTAACAGAACAAAATGTTGGCTGTGCGCAGTCGGATAGCATAAATAACGCATTGAATGAGTTAAACCTATTTCTTGAGCAAGAGTATTTAGCAAAAAGCAGAGCGCACGATGGGTTATGGCATTTACCTAATGGCAAATTGTGGTATCAACATAAATTAAATACGTACGCGGGTGGAGCGGTTGATATTGCGAAGTTACATCAATTTGCATTGTCGCAATTAAGTATTTTACAAAAGCCAGTGCAACAATTTAATAAAATTTCTAATCTTGGCAGCAGACCAACAGACGCGTTGGCATTGTATCGAGACTGCCACGCAATTAATGAAAACAAGCCGAAAGAAGCATCAAGTATTATTCCTGAAGAGTTAACGTGTGCTCAAACGCTTGCAGTAAAAATGTTACCTGCAATGATGTGTGTGGAACAGTTTAAACACAATGAAGAACAGCTGATGAATAGCTGTGAAATACCAGCGCTTATTACCTATCAGCGCTGGTTAGCTGCACTTGTGATTGATACAGGTATGCATCATTTGGGGTGGTCGAGTAAACAAGTGGCTTTGTTTAGTAAGCAACAAATGTTGACCGGCTCGAACACAAAGCTAACGGGTATTCGTGCATATCAATCGAGCGATATTTATGCACTACCCGCAGTAAATAGTGCACCTATCTCGACACTTTTTATGCTTAATGAATTATATGTAAAACATAAAAATAAATTTAATGAGGTACAGCTGTTTTTAGATTGGCTAAAGGAAAGCACTCCTCAGCCTATTAGTGCACTTGAAATAAAACTCACCGAATTAAAATAA
- a CDS encoding DUF2589 domain-containing protein has product MTGLVSMAQQFSGLPIKSLIGAPLKASADANGMMARTQTQFLLSTCFEGEDNSNLTPKMITFNMQRAVVTADGGQADPVNTSFTVPLMTIIPLNSLAVDDVTVHFEMEVKSSNSHDTETSEQQKTSASAEITAKYNAGFFSVEVHGSVSSESESTSKESQHYESSNQAKYVIDVHAGQLPLPKGVTTIIDAFTKNIDPIMLKPTGSDK; this is encoded by the coding sequence ATGACCGGTTTAGTGTCTATGGCGCAGCAATTTAGTGGACTACCCATTAAGTCGCTTATTGGTGCACCTTTAAAAGCATCAGCCGATGCCAATGGAATGATGGCAAGAACGCAAACACAATTTTTGTTAAGTACGTGTTTTGAAGGTGAAGATAATTCAAATCTTACACCTAAGATGATCACGTTTAATATGCAGCGAGCAGTGGTTACCGCCGATGGTGGGCAAGCCGATCCAGTAAATACCTCGTTTACAGTCCCGTTAATGACGATAATTCCACTCAACTCTTTAGCGGTTGATGATGTAACAGTGCATTTTGAAATGGAAGTGAAAAGTTCTAATTCTCACGATACTGAAACATCAGAGCAGCAAAAAACTTCTGCAAGTGCAGAAATAACAGCTAAATATAATGCAGGTTTTTTTTCTGTTGAAGTGCATGGTTCGGTTTCCAGCGAAAGTGAGTCAACATCTAAAGAAAGTCAGCATTATGAGTCGTCAAATCAGGCTAAGTATGTGATTGATGTGCATGCTGGACAGTTACCGCTGCCAAAAGGTGTGACAACAATTATTGATGCATTCACTAAAAATATTGATCCTATTATGCTTAAGCCTACAGGAAGTGATAAGTAA
- a CDS encoding diguanylate cyclase domain-containing protein: MEIFNREWHRLMREQDALSFVIVNPHIKTLDENSKVGFQIVAKVLEKSVLRATDLLSRFHDNEFAVGLFNLNENGTNTIIQRIYDNLDSISDELYKLNIHVSIGALNVLPNNDIDLMNIIRSAKELAEAAYKENKQGYKLEYYQCH; the protein is encoded by the coding sequence ATGGAAATTTTTAATCGTGAGTGGCACCGATTAATGCGCGAACAAGATGCGTTGTCATTCGTCATTGTTAATCCGCATATCAAAACGTTGGATGAAAATAGCAAAGTGGGGTTTCAAATTGTCGCAAAAGTATTAGAAAAAAGCGTGTTACGTGCCACCGATTTATTATCTCGGTTTCATGATAACGAATTTGCTGTAGGCCTATTTAATTTAAATGAAAATGGAACTAATACCATTATTCAACGCATATACGACAACTTAGACTCCATTTCTGACGAGCTTTATAAACTCAATATCCATGTCTCTATTGGTGCGCTTAACGTGCTGCCAAATAACGATATTGACTTAATGAACATTATTCGTTCGGCAAAAGAACTGGCAGAAGCCGCTTACAAAGAAAATAAACAAGGTTACAAGTTAGAATATTACCAATGTCATTAG